Proteins encoded within one genomic window of Amycolatopsis nigrescens CSC17Ta-90:
- a CDS encoding SDR family NAD(P)-dependent oxidoreductase — MIEPKLVVVTGAGAGIGRATAEAFGRQGATVICADIDLAAAQRTANGLTGEAVRLDVADAEAWETFAGRVREEHGVPDVVVNNAGIGMGGGFLDHGTDDWRRIIDVNLMGVVHGCRLFGAQLAERHRERPETRGHLVNIASAAAFTPSKALPAYATTKAAVLMLSECLRAELAPHGVGVSAICPGFIATDIYASTVFTGLTAAAGRERGRLAGEFFGRWAPGPELVARRVLGAVRRNRPVVPVTPGAWAAYGLAHLFPPAMRVTARFGGEATMSRLEGLAMRLLQRRGSSNHGT, encoded by the coding sequence ATGATCGAGCCGAAGCTGGTCGTGGTCACCGGCGCCGGAGCCGGAATCGGGCGGGCCACCGCGGAAGCCTTCGGCCGGCAAGGGGCCACGGTGATCTGCGCGGACATCGACCTGGCCGCGGCGCAGCGGACCGCGAACGGGCTGACCGGTGAGGCCGTCCGGCTCGACGTGGCCGACGCCGAAGCGTGGGAGACCTTCGCCGGCCGGGTCCGCGAGGAGCACGGCGTGCCGGACGTGGTGGTGAACAACGCCGGGATCGGCATGGGCGGCGGCTTCCTCGACCACGGCACGGACGACTGGCGCCGGATCATCGACGTGAACCTGATGGGTGTGGTGCACGGTTGCCGGCTGTTCGGCGCCCAGCTCGCCGAGCGGCATCGCGAGCGGCCGGAGACCCGCGGCCACCTGGTCAACATCGCCTCGGCCGCGGCCTTCACCCCGAGCAAGGCGCTGCCCGCCTACGCGACCACCAAGGCCGCGGTGCTGATGCTCTCCGAGTGCCTGCGCGCGGAACTGGCGCCGCACGGGGTCGGGGTGAGCGCGATCTGCCCCGGGTTCATCGCCACCGACATCTACGCCTCCACCGTCTTCACCGGTCTCACCGCGGCGGCCGGACGGGAGCGCGGCAGGCTGGCCGGCGAGTTCTTCGGCCGCTGGGCACCAGGTCCGGAACTGGTCGCGCGCCGGGTGCTCGGCGCGGTGCGGCGGAACCGGCCGGTGGTGCCGGTGACCCCCGGCGCCTGGGCCGCCTACGGCCTGGCCCACCTGTTCCCGCCGGCGATGCGGGTCACCGCCCGCTTCGGCGGCGAGGCCACGATGTCCCGGCTGGAGGGACTGGCGATGAGACTGCTTCAACGGCGAGGGAGCTCGAACCATGGCACGTAG
- a CDS encoding MerR family transcriptional regulator — MAEYRIDELARLAGTTTRNVRAYQDRGILPPPRREGRVGIYTDAHLARLRLIGSLLRRGYASAQISELLSGWEQGKNLGEVLGLEEAINSPWTDEIPAYLPTDQVRELLGGDEQFDRVVRLGLLEPDGERCLVTSPQLLSGFTELTGSGFSIGELIELYEDIAPAVDVVARRMVEAGASRLIAEHGDAWLPEKDEVAEVTQLLRQLRLVAMSSVQGILGHALERNIESVLGEHLARVIKQNQPRE; from the coding sequence GTGGCCGAGTACCGCATCGACGAGCTGGCGCGTCTGGCCGGGACCACCACCCGGAACGTCCGGGCGTACCAGGACCGCGGGATCCTGCCACCGCCCCGCCGGGAGGGCCGGGTCGGCATCTACACCGACGCCCATCTGGCCCGGCTGCGGCTGATCGGCTCGCTGCTGCGGCGCGGCTACGCCTCCGCGCAGATCTCCGAACTGCTCTCCGGCTGGGAACAGGGCAAGAATCTTGGCGAAGTGCTCGGTCTCGAAGAAGCGATCAACAGCCCGTGGACCGACGAGATCCCGGCCTACCTGCCCACCGACCAGGTGCGCGAATTGCTCGGCGGCGACGAGCAGTTCGACCGGGTGGTGCGGCTCGGCCTGCTCGAACCCGATGGCGAGCGCTGCCTGGTGACCAGCCCGCAGCTGCTCAGCGGGTTCACCGAGCTGACCGGCTCCGGGTTCAGCATCGGCGAGCTAATCGAGCTGTACGAGGACATCGCGCCGGCGGTGGACGTGGTGGCGCGGCGGATGGTGGAGGCGGGCGCGTCCCGGCTGATCGCCGAGCACGGTGACGCGTGGCTGCCGGAAAAGGACGAGGTGGCCGAGGTGACCCAGCTGCTGCGGCAGTTGCGGCTGGTCGCGATGAGCTCGGTGCAGGGAATCCTCGGGCACGCGCTGGAGCGCAACATCGAGTCGGTGCTCGGCGAGCACCTCGCCAGGGTGATCAAGCAAAACCAACCTCGTGAGTGA
- a CDS encoding snapalysin family zinc-dependent metalloprotease: protein MSIKTFMSGAVGVAMLATPMLAGTALAAPAAPQAEPAIMAATVYYDASGAPTFRDAIAAGLSNWNNAVNNVKFEENAGSATLRYTEGNDPRGSYAQTDGHGNGTIFIDYTQAQQYDQTRIAAHESGHALGLPDHYEGPCSELMSGGGPGPSCTNANPNAEERSRVESLWANGLARTAGEMKIYAGSFPTR from the coding sequence ATGTCGATCAAGACCTTCATGTCCGGCGCCGTCGGTGTCGCGATGCTGGCCACCCCGATGCTCGCGGGCACCGCGCTGGCCGCACCAGCCGCGCCGCAGGCCGAACCCGCGATCATGGCCGCCACGGTCTACTACGACGCCTCCGGCGCGCCGACCTTCCGCGACGCCATCGCCGCCGGCCTCTCCAACTGGAACAACGCGGTCAACAACGTGAAGTTCGAGGAGAACGCGGGCAGCGCGACCCTGCGCTACACCGAGGGCAACGACCCGCGCGGCTCCTACGCACAGACCGACGGCCACGGCAACGGCACCATCTTCATCGACTACACCCAGGCACAGCAGTACGACCAGACCCGGATCGCGGCGCACGAGTCCGGGCACGCGCTGGGCCTGCCGGACCACTACGAGGGCCCGTGCTCGGAACTGATGTCCGGCGGCGGCCCCGGCCCGTCCTGCACCAACGCGAACCCGAACGCGGAGGAGCGGTCCAGGGTGGAGTCCCTGTGGGCCAACGGTCTGGCCAGGACCGCCGGTGAGATGAAGATCTACGCAGGCAGCTTCCCCACCCGCTGA
- a CDS encoding TetR/AcrR family transcriptional regulator, which translates to MGNRDDLLAGAKRCLYEKGYARTTARDISAAAGTSLASIGYHFGSMEKLLNTALIEASREWGEGLSEALSTAADRDAAPLARFETAWTRIIELFATHRPLWVATFEAIAQLDHAEEVRRYFSDGMQEARLGLAALIQDIEETDEAATGIGTLYQALLTGVMAQWLIDPDRAPSGRELTAGLKAIIERAQ; encoded by the coding sequence ATGGGAAACCGGGACGACCTGCTCGCCGGAGCAAAGCGCTGCCTCTACGAGAAGGGTTACGCGCGCACCACCGCCCGCGACATCTCGGCCGCGGCAGGCACCAGCCTCGCGTCCATCGGCTACCACTTCGGCTCGATGGAGAAGTTGCTGAACACCGCGCTGATCGAGGCGTCCAGGGAATGGGGCGAAGGGCTCAGCGAAGCGCTGTCCACCGCGGCGGACCGGGACGCAGCCCCGCTCGCCAGGTTCGAGACCGCGTGGACCCGGATCATCGAGCTGTTCGCCACCCACCGCCCGCTCTGGGTGGCCACCTTCGAAGCCATCGCCCAGCTCGACCACGCCGAAGAGGTGCGCCGGTACTTCAGCGACGGCATGCAGGAGGCCAGGCTCGGCCTCGCCGCGCTGATCCAGGACATCGAGGAGACGGACGAGGCGGCGACCGGGATCGGCACGCTCTACCAGGCGCTGCTGACCGGGGTGATGGCGCAATGGCTGATCGACCCGGACCGCGCCCCCTCCGGCCGCGAGCTGACGGCCGGCCTGAAGGCGATCATCGAACGCGCTCAATAG
- a CDS encoding MerR family transcriptional regulator, whose protein sequence is MRIGELAAMIGVSTRAVRHYHRRGLLPEPARLANGYREYGLRDAIVLARIRRLTELGLSLDEVRDALAGDQGRDLAEILAELDEDLARQEALIRDRRARLGRLIERAEGGLVHADDSVSPEMAALFGELERTTGALPPSPMAVRERELLALLDTSADPEQRDRVLAAIRPMAADPAAAAAGHELHRRLDELGDATADDPRVAPLAEELAGAIPPGLAAAIAPAAADPVDAFGTALLGSFAPAQAEVIRRAVRLFAERSGS, encoded by the coding sequence ATGAGGATCGGTGAGCTCGCCGCCATGATCGGCGTATCGACCCGCGCCGTGCGGCATTACCACCGCCGCGGTCTGCTGCCCGAACCGGCACGGCTGGCGAACGGCTACCGGGAGTACGGCCTGCGCGACGCCATCGTGCTAGCCCGGATCCGGCGGCTCACCGAGCTCGGCCTGAGCCTGGACGAGGTCCGGGACGCGCTCGCCGGCGATCAGGGCCGCGACCTCGCGGAGATCCTGGCCGAGCTGGACGAGGACCTGGCCCGGCAGGAAGCCTTGATCCGGGACCGCCGGGCTCGGCTCGGCCGGCTGATCGAACGCGCCGAAGGGGGCCTGGTGCACGCCGACGATTCGGTGTCACCGGAGATGGCGGCGTTGTTCGGGGAACTCGAGCGCACCACCGGTGCGCTGCCGCCGTCCCCGATGGCCGTCCGGGAACGGGAACTGCTGGCGCTGCTGGACACCAGCGCGGACCCGGAACAGCGGGACCGGGTGCTCGCGGCGATCAGACCGATGGCAGCCGACCCGGCCGCCGCGGCCGCCGGGCACGAGCTGCACCGGCGGCTCGACGAACTCGGCGACGCCACCGCCGACGATCCGAGGGTGGCGCCGCTCGCCGAAGAGCTGGCCGGCGCGATCCCGCCGGGGCTGGCCGCCGCGATCGCTCCGGCCGCGGCCGATCCGGTGGACGCGTTCGGCACGGCCTTGCTCGGCTCGTTCGCCCCGGCGCAGGCCGAGGTGATCCGCCGGGCGGTGCGGCTGTTCGCCGAGCGGAGCGGGTCATGA
- a CDS encoding TetR/AcrR family transcriptional regulator, with translation MRTVDPAKHEAKRRRILDAATDCFARKGFERTTTADICAEAGISSGSLFHYFPTKRAVFLAIFEQDGREIAAQLAKAAEAEDAWSAVLELVETQAGQVTYPDVAGLVAEMTAHAGRDPEFAELLNRNDIALRDGLAGLLARAAEQGTVDASLDPVLAATWVSALIDTVFFRAAVDPSFDAGEQLAMLRLIVTRFLRAEP, from the coding sequence GTGCGCACCGTCGACCCGGCCAAGCACGAGGCGAAACGACGGCGCATCCTGGACGCGGCGACGGATTGCTTCGCCCGCAAGGGGTTCGAGCGGACCACCACCGCGGACATCTGCGCCGAGGCCGGCATCAGCTCGGGCAGCCTCTTCCACTACTTCCCCACCAAACGCGCGGTGTTCCTGGCGATCTTCGAGCAGGACGGCCGCGAGATCGCGGCCCAGCTGGCCAAAGCCGCCGAAGCCGAAGACGCCTGGAGCGCGGTGCTCGAACTCGTCGAAACCCAGGCCGGGCAGGTCACCTATCCGGACGTGGCCGGCCTGGTCGCCGAGATGACCGCGCACGCGGGACGAGACCCGGAGTTCGCCGAGCTGTTGAACCGCAACGACATCGCGCTCCGCGACGGCCTGGCCGGGCTGCTCGCCCGCGCGGCCGAACAGGGAACGGTCGACGCCTCGCTCGACCCGGTGCTCGCGGCCACCTGGGTGAGCGCGCTGATCGACACGGTCTTCTTCCGCGCCGCCGTCGACCCGTCCTTCGACGCCGGGGAACAACTCGCGATGCTCCGGCTGATCGTCACCAGGTTCCTCCGCGCCGAACCTTGA
- a CDS encoding YqeB family protein has protein sequence MVGESSERQVTGDATIVADPVWLRPATWLVCPFLGGAAGWGLKLAAGWLLSLSWVPFKGPLELIESIPEPLGMLGAIAIGVAAGLVLAYLVVADLLTVRIGHAEVALERGGKVQRVPRPEISAVFLTGKNLTLLDESGSELASASTDLSGKRLREAFRGQGLPWQDGGDPFADDYRLWVEDMPDLPAGANALLRARTRALRKHESEEASVIRAELVKLGVLVRDEKKHQYWRLSGQR, from the coding sequence ATGGTCGGGGAGAGTTCTGAACGACAGGTGACCGGTGACGCGACGATCGTCGCGGACCCGGTGTGGCTGCGGCCCGCCACCTGGCTGGTGTGCCCGTTTCTCGGCGGCGCGGCGGGCTGGGGGCTGAAACTGGCGGCGGGCTGGCTGCTCTCGCTGAGCTGGGTGCCGTTCAAGGGGCCGCTCGAGCTGATCGAGTCCATTCCCGAGCCGCTCGGCATGCTCGGTGCGATCGCGATCGGCGTCGCGGCCGGGCTGGTGCTGGCCTACCTGGTGGTCGCGGACCTGCTCACGGTGCGGATCGGCCATGCCGAAGTCGCGCTGGAGCGCGGCGGCAAGGTGCAGCGGGTCCCCCGGCCGGAGATCAGCGCGGTCTTCCTGACCGGGAAGAACCTCACGCTGCTCGACGAGTCCGGCAGCGAACTCGCCTCGGCCAGCACGGACCTCAGCGGCAAACGTTTGCGGGAGGCGTTCCGCGGCCAGGGACTGCCCTGGCAGGACGGCGGCGACCCGTTCGCCGACGACTACCGGCTCTGGGTGGAGGACATGCCCGACCTGCCGGCCGGCGCGAACGCGTTGCTCCGCGCCAGGACGCGGGCGTTGCGCAAGCACGAGTCCGAGGAGGCTTCGGTGATCCGCGCCGAACTGGTCAAGCTCGGCGTGCTGGTCCGCGACGAGAAGAAGCACCAGTACTGGCGGCTGAGCGGACAGCGCTGA
- a CDS encoding TetR/AcrR family transcriptional regulator: MSAEQTAGRRRPTRAQTRRRLLDAAAAVFAERGIGGTSINDISAAAGLTKGAFYSSFAGKDELVLALMEEHLVARVDAATAAFAELGDVGEAAHEAGARLLLAVHQDATWHRLFLEYWGAAMRDPEVHAGLAERRAQLRRAMTEAIQRAADVRRLTLPLPAEELAVAMLALSNGFAIERGIDPDAVPERLFGTVLARLIGDA; encoded by the coding sequence ATGTCGGCCGAACAAACCGCCGGGCGTCGTCGGCCCACCCGCGCCCAGACCCGTCGTCGGCTGCTCGACGCGGCCGCGGCGGTGTTCGCCGAGCGGGGTATCGGCGGCACCTCGATCAACGACATCTCGGCCGCCGCCGGGCTGACCAAAGGCGCCTTCTACTCCAGTTTCGCCGGCAAGGACGAACTGGTGCTGGCGCTGATGGAAGAACACCTGGTGGCCAGGGTGGACGCCGCGACGGCCGCCTTCGCCGAACTGGGCGACGTCGGCGAAGCGGCGCACGAGGCGGGCGCCAGGCTGCTGCTCGCGGTGCACCAGGACGCGACCTGGCACCGGCTTTTCCTGGAGTACTGGGGCGCGGCGATGCGCGATCCCGAGGTGCACGCCGGCCTGGCCGAACGGCGGGCCCAGCTCCGGCGCGCGATGACCGAAGCGATCCAGCGGGCCGCGGACGTCCGGCGGCTCACCCTGCCGTTGCCCGCCGAAGAGCTGGCCGTCGCGATGCTGGCCCTGTCCAACGGGTTCGCCATCGAGCGCGGGATCGACCCGGACGCCGTGCCGGAGCGGCTGTTCGGCACCGTGCTCGCCAGGCTCATCGGCGACGCCTGA
- a CDS encoding DUF3040 domain-containing protein encodes MTLHDEEQRRLAEIERRLAEDDPRLADRLAELRPMRLPAAVVGVLGILTTIAAGLVVMVLGAQQSSPVLIVIGTLLVAGVPTLIVWRLWLHRIR; translated from the coding sequence ATGACACTTCATGATGAGGAACAACGCCGACTGGCCGAGATCGAACGCCGGCTGGCTGAGGACGATCCGAGGCTCGCCGACAGGCTGGCCGAGCTACGGCCGATGCGGCTACCGGCCGCGGTAGTCGGGGTGCTCGGCATCCTGACCACCATCGCGGCCGGGCTGGTGGTCATGGTGCTCGGGGCGCAGCAATCCTCTCCGGTGCTGATCGTGATCGGCACCCTGCTCGTCGCCGGCGTGCCGACGCTGATCGTCTGGCGGCTCTGGCTGCACCGGATACGCTGA
- a CDS encoding family 43 glycosylhydrolase has translation MAGVLGRVLATIVLVLSVVVDPGSAVADESPRLYTNPISAAAADTFADPVLIRGKDGFWYAVSTSDPLREGEIFRHQLPILRSADLTTWEHVADVFSTATRPVWMAPDAELWAPDIRYVDGRYLLYFMVTDTNLYPGGDSAIGVATADSPVGPWSDAGGPLVAPRPDTEGGFKWTFDPAMFTDSDGTRWLYYGSYLGGLVVVPLSADGLRVTGEEIQISTSHRYEGAYVVRHGDWYYLFGSASNCCAGPTAGYSVFAARARGPAGPFIDRDGDSLLESRTGGTPVLQPNGNTWIGTGHNAMIRDTAGQEWLVYHAIDRDDPYLNRPFVDVERPMLLDRLDWIDDWPVVRAGAGASDGPQRAPVVAGPVGDRFERSGLGPGWRTPAPGWAVLPATGTDSGGLLRHGGPGRDRLWSTARIPADLQFDVDLRLPREEGAAGVTVRLGADGEEVTATIDRRAGALVVDLYSGGGHDRRATPLPRDFRYGTWHTLSVRIDGRTLTASVTEDRLGNPVAQQARSVPPRPRDGALALTADGAAELDNVSAAPAARLGRNPVPTPEPGRLDRSRSDEFGTVLDPAWRWVRPDPAATVAGGALRWPAQAADLVGTTNNAGVLLRDAPDGDYLVETKLGLALGEDSTRNYQQAGLIAYAGDDDFARLSQVAIWNTRQLEYGRELPYAGALSFGGMALTAPAETTWLRLAHSVGETGEHRFRSAASRDGEHWTWGGTWTFPAGPAPRIGLVAHGGDTPPVTAVFDYFRVYRR, from the coding sequence GTGGCCGGAGTTCTGGGTCGTGTGCTCGCCACGATCGTGCTGGTGCTCTCCGTCGTGGTGGATCCGGGCTCCGCCGTCGCGGACGAATCCCCGCGGCTGTACACCAATCCGATCTCCGCCGCCGCGGCGGACACCTTCGCCGACCCCGTGCTGATCCGCGGCAAGGACGGCTTCTGGTACGCGGTGAGCACCAGCGACCCGTTGCGGGAAGGCGAGATCTTCCGGCACCAGCTGCCGATCCTGCGCTCCGCCGACCTGACCACCTGGGAGCACGTGGCGGACGTGTTCAGCACGGCCACCCGGCCCGTCTGGATGGCGCCGGACGCAGAGCTGTGGGCCCCGGACATCCGCTATGTGGACGGGCGGTACCTGCTGTACTTCATGGTCACCGACACCAATCTGTACCCGGGCGGGGACTCGGCCATCGGGGTGGCCACCGCGGACAGCCCGGTCGGGCCGTGGTCCGACGCGGGCGGCCCGCTGGTGGCGCCGCGGCCGGACACCGAGGGTGGTTTCAAGTGGACCTTCGACCCGGCCATGTTCACCGATTCCGACGGCACGCGCTGGCTCTACTACGGCTCCTACCTCGGTGGGCTGGTCGTGGTGCCGCTGTCCGCGGACGGGCTGCGCGTGACCGGCGAGGAGATCCAGATTTCGACCAGCCACCGGTACGAAGGCGCGTACGTGGTGCGTCACGGCGACTGGTACTACCTGTTCGGCTCAGCCTCGAACTGCTGCGCCGGTCCCACTGCCGGCTACAGCGTGTTCGCCGCCCGCGCGCGCGGCCCAGCGGGACCGTTCATCGACCGCGACGGCGACTCGCTGCTCGAATCGCGGACCGGCGGCACCCCGGTGCTCCAGCCGAACGGCAACACCTGGATCGGCACCGGGCACAACGCGATGATCCGTGATACCGCCGGCCAGGAATGGCTGGTCTACCACGCGATCGACCGCGACGATCCCTACCTGAACCGGCCCTTCGTCGACGTCGAGCGGCCGATGCTGCTGGACCGGCTGGACTGGATCGACGACTGGCCGGTGGTGCGGGCCGGTGCGGGAGCCTCCGACGGTCCGCAGCGCGCACCGGTGGTCGCCGGGCCGGTCGGCGACCGGTTCGAGCGGTCCGGGCTCGGGCCGGGCTGGCGCACACCGGCCCCTGGCTGGGCGGTGCTTCCCGCCACCGGCACCGATTCCGGCGGCCTGCTGCGCCACGGCGGTCCCGGCCGGGACCGGTTGTGGTCCACCGCGCGGATTCCGGCGGACCTGCAGTTCGATGTGGATCTCCGGCTGCCGCGGGAAGAGGGCGCGGCCGGGGTCACCGTGCGGCTCGGCGCCGATGGCGAAGAGGTGACGGCCACCATCGACCGGCGAGCGGGCGCGCTCGTGGTGGACCTGTACTCCGGCGGCGGGCACGATCGGCGGGCCACCCCGCTTCCCCGCGATTTCCGTTACGGCACTTGGCATACGCTCTCCGTCCGGATCGACGGCCGGACGCTGACCGCGAGCGTCACCGAGGACAGGCTCGGCAATCCGGTGGCACAGCAGGCCCGTTCGGTGCCACCGAGACCGCGCGACGGCGCGCTGGCGCTGACCGCCGACGGCGCGGCCGAACTGGACAACGTGTCGGCCGCACCCGCCGCCCGCCTCGGCCGGAACCCGGTGCCCACCCCGGAACCCGGCCGGCTGGACCGGTCCCGTTCCGACGAGTTCGGCACCGTGCTGGACCCGGCGTGGCGGTGGGTGCGTCCCGACCCGGCCGCGACGGTGGCCGGCGGGGCACTGCGCTGGCCGGCGCAGGCCGCGGATCTGGTCGGCACCACGAACAACGCCGGGGTGTTGCTGCGGGACGCCCCGGACGGCGACTACCTCGTGGAGACCAAGCTCGGCCTCGCCCTCGGCGAGGACTCCACGCGCAACTACCAGCAAGCCGGCCTGATCGCTTACGCCGGCGACGACGATTTCGCCCGGCTGAGCCAGGTCGCCATCTGGAACACCCGGCAGCTCGAGTACGGCCGCGAACTTCCTTACGCCGGCGCGCTTTCCTTCGGCGGCATGGCGCTCACCGCACCGGCGGAGACCACCTGGCTCCGGCTCGCGCACAGCGTCGGCGAGACCGGCGAGCACCGGTTCCGAAGCGCGGCGAGCCGCGACGGCGAGCACTGGACCTGGGGCGGTACCTGGACTTTCCCGGCCGGGCCCGCGCCGCGGATCGGGCTGGTGGCACACGGCGGGGACACCCCGCCGGTGACCGCGGTCTTCGACTACTTCCGGGTCTACCGCCGCTGA
- a CDS encoding class I SAM-dependent methyltransferase, protein MTSTAQDLRTFVSAAARRPAVIGAIAPSSATLADRLASVVPSFGLPTVVELGPGTGSVSAAIARRLPEGGRQLAVEIDPELVEYLRRTRPELEVSYGDAADLRALLAVHGVGRVDAVVSGLPWALVGTGRQERILAEVTGALTPDGTFTTFAYLHALPLAPARRFRALLRSLFDEVLVTSVVWRNTPPAISYVCRRPVVQRR, encoded by the coding sequence ATGACCAGCACCGCACAGGACCTGCGCACCTTCGTCTCCGCGGCCGCCCGCCGGCCCGCCGTGATCGGCGCGATCGCGCCCAGCTCGGCCACCCTCGCCGACCGGCTCGCCTCGGTGGTGCCCAGCTTCGGCCTGCCCACCGTGGTGGAGCTCGGGCCGGGCACCGGCTCGGTCAGCGCGGCCATCGCCAGGCGGCTGCCCGAAGGCGGCCGTCAGCTCGCCGTGGAGATCGACCCGGAACTCGTCGAGTACCTGCGCCGGACCAGGCCGGAACTTGAGGTGTCCTACGGCGACGCCGCCGACCTGCGCGCGTTGCTCGCGGTGCACGGGGTCGGGCGGGTGGACGCGGTGGTCAGCGGGCTGCCTTGGGCACTGGTCGGTACCGGGCGCCAGGAGCGGATCCTGGCCGAGGTCACCGGCGCGCTGACCCCCGACGGCACCTTCACCACCTTCGCCTACCTGCACGCGCTGCCGCTGGCCCCGGCAAGGCGGTTCCGCGCCCTGCTGCGCTCGTTGTTCGACGAGGTGCTGGTCACCAGCGTGGTGTGGCGCAACACGCCACCGGCGATCAGCTACGTCTGCCGCCGTCCGGTCGTTCAGCGGCGGTAG
- a CDS encoding sensor histidine kinase, with translation MLIKQVLIIPGRFVPLAVAAAAVALLPGEPPGALDWTVALVSAVLTIGGGTWPLAVALAQSALLALAVPGTTVGREVVQVLAAWAVLELVMRRGERSPVAAPTVLATLALAAATAFHAWRGSGGDFAVSVFWVVVVAGAATGLGVHMWSLRLWMTRYFAKAHEAERLRESETIAARATERTAIARELHDLVAHHVASIVLRVGVVRHVVADADPRVTSVLDDVHATADSALADLAELVGVLRDPATVRDDPHQPMLDPADLPAALTDVVDRIRRSGLPVRVELDPRVTELDAIRRLAVLRIAQEGLTNALKHADRATGARLRVALDDSGGVRVEVSDDGAAPRETAPPGGFGLIGLGERVELAGGTLTAGPGAEGWLLVAELPPVHSEAHR, from the coding sequence GTGCTCATCAAGCAGGTTCTCATCATTCCGGGCAGGTTCGTCCCGCTCGCCGTGGCGGCGGCCGCGGTCGCCCTGCTGCCCGGCGAACCGCCCGGTGCGCTCGACTGGACCGTTGCGCTGGTCTCGGCGGTGCTGACCATCGGCGGCGGCACCTGGCCGCTCGCCGTCGCGCTGGCGCAGTCGGCGTTGCTCGCGCTGGCCGTGCCGGGTACCACGGTCGGCCGGGAAGTGGTGCAGGTGCTGGCCGCGTGGGCGGTGCTGGAACTGGTGATGCGGCGCGGCGAACGTAGCCCGGTGGCCGCGCCGACGGTGCTCGCCACGCTGGCGCTCGCCGCGGCGACCGCGTTCCACGCCTGGCGGGGCAGCGGTGGTGACTTCGCGGTCAGCGTGTTCTGGGTGGTCGTGGTGGCCGGCGCCGCCACCGGACTAGGGGTGCACATGTGGTCCCTGCGACTGTGGATGACCCGGTACTTCGCCAAGGCGCACGAAGCCGAGCGGCTTCGGGAGTCGGAGACGATCGCGGCCCGTGCCACCGAACGCACCGCCATCGCCCGCGAACTGCACGATCTGGTCGCCCACCACGTCGCCTCGATCGTGTTGCGGGTGGGGGTGGTCCGGCACGTGGTCGCGGATGCCGACCCGCGGGTGACCAGTGTGCTGGATGACGTGCACGCGACCGCGGACTCGGCGCTGGCCGACCTGGCCGAGTTGGTCGGCGTGCTGCGCGACCCGGCGACCGTGCGCGACGACCCGCACCAGCCGATGCTGGACCCGGCCGACCTGCCCGCCGCGTTGACCGACGTGGTGGACCGGATCCGGCGGTCCGGCCTGCCAGTGCGGGTCGAGCTGGACCCGCGGGTCACCGAGCTGGACGCGATCCGCCGGCTGGCCGTGCTGCGGATCGCGCAGGAGGGGCTGACGAACGCGCTGAAACACGCCGACCGGGCGACCGGGGCGCGGCTGCGGGTGGCGCTCGACGATTCCGGCGGGGTGCGGGTGGAGGTGTCCGATGACGGGGCGGCTCCGCGGGAAACCGCGCCGCCTGGCGGTTTCGGCCTGATCGGCCTCGGCGAGCGGGTGGAGCTGGCCGGCGGCACGCTGACCGCCGGGCCGGGCGCGGAAGGCTGGCTGCTGGTGGCCGAGCTGCCGCCGGTGCACTCGGAGGCGCACCGGTGA
- a CDS encoding response regulator transcription factor — protein sequence MIRVLLVDDQQLVRAGLRMLCDSSDDIEVVGEAADGNEAVQLAARLVPDVLLMDLRMPRMNGISATERILRAHPAARVVVLTTFDDDDHLYPALNAGACGFLAKNAAPAELLDAIRRAAAGDNPFSPAVLRRLVDQAMRSRTTRDDDPKRRLDGVTERERSVLALVGAGLPNADIGLQLHLGVTTVKTHVANLMLKTGCANRVQLAVLAAQCGLL from the coding sequence GTGATCCGGGTGCTGCTCGTGGACGACCAGCAGTTGGTGCGGGCCGGGCTGCGCATGCTGTGCGACTCCAGCGACGACATCGAGGTGGTGGGGGAGGCCGCGGACGGGAACGAGGCCGTCCAGCTCGCCGCGCGGTTGGTGCCCGACGTGCTGCTGATGGACCTGCGCATGCCGAGAATGAACGGGATCAGCGCGACCGAACGAATTCTGCGTGCGCACCCGGCTGCCCGCGTCGTCGTGCTGACCACCTTCGACGACGACGATCACCTCTATCCCGCGCTGAACGCCGGCGCCTGCGGGTTCCTGGCCAAGAACGCCGCCCCGGCCGAGCTGCTGGACGCGATCCGCCGCGCCGCGGCCGGGGACAACCCGTTCAGCCCGGCCGTGCTGCGGCGGCTGGTGGACCAGGCGATGCGATCGAGGACCACCCGGGACGACGACCCGAAGCGGAGGCTGGACGGGGTCACCGAGCGGGAACGTTCGGTGCTGGCGCTGGTCGGCGCCGGGCTGCCGAACGCCGACATCGGCCTCCAGTTGCACCTCGGCGTCACCACGGTGAAGACGCACGTGGCGAATCTGATGCTGAAAACCGGTTGTGCGAACCGGGTCCAGCTCGCCGTACTCGCCGCCCAATGCGGCCTGCTCTGA